A single genomic interval of Pyrus communis chromosome 7, drPyrComm1.1, whole genome shotgun sequence harbors:
- the LOC137739651 gene encoding chloride channel protein CLC-b-like produces the protein MSPMEEHSNQYAEAAVPQTMQETGAEERDPESIALHQPLLKRNRTVSSTPLAMVGAKVSHIESLDYEINENDLFKHDWRSKSKFQVLQYVFLKWILAFLVGLLTGIIATLINLAVENIAGYKLLAAVSFIEKGRYLMGFIFIAGANLLLTASASVLCVCFAPTAAGPGIPEIKAYLNGVDTPNMFGATTMIVKIFGSIGAVSAGLDLGKEGPLVHIGSCIASLLGQGGPDNYRIKWGWLRYFNNDRDRRDIITCGAASGVCAAFRAPVGGVLFALEEVATWWRSALLWRTFFSTAIVVVVLRAFIQICNSGECGLFGQGGLIMFDVSTVTVTYNAWDIIPVAVIGIIGGVSGSMYNYLLDKILRLYSLINQKGKVHKLLLSLTVSLFTSACLYGLPFLVKCTPCNSSLSESVCPTNEGSGNYKKFNCPDGHYNDLATLLLATNDDAVRNIFSTNTSAEYHPLSLLIFFVLYCILGLFTLGIAVPSGLFLPIILMGSAYGRLLGIAMQSYTSIDQGLFAVLGAASLMAGSMRMTVSLCVIFLELTNNLLLLPITMIVLLISKTVGDSFNPSIYEIILHLKGLPFLEASPEPWMRNLTVGELADAKPPVVTLCGIEKVDRIVEVLRNTTHNGFPVVEEVVPPMGLAVGATEVHGLILRAHLVQVLKKKWFLREKRRTEEWEVREKFTSVELAEREEKIEEVAVTRDEMEMYVDLHPLTNRTPYTVMEGMSVAKAMVLFRQVGLRHLLIVPNYEASGVPPVVGILTRQDLIAYNILNAFPHLTKSAGSEKGN, from the exons ATGAGCCCGATGGAGGAACACTCGAACCAATACGCCGAAGCTGCAGTTCCCCAGACCATGCAAGAAACTGGTGCAGAagaaagagatccggagagcATTGCTCTCCACCAACCACTCCTCAAGAGAAACCGGACAGTTTCTTCCACTCCACTGGCTATGGTTGGAGCCAAAGTCTCCCATATCGAGAGCTTGGACTACGA GATCAATGAGAACGATCTGTTTAAGCATGATTGGAGAAGCAAATCCAAATTCCAAGTCTTGCAGTATGTATTTTTGAAATGGATCCTTGCCTTCCTTGTTGGACTCCTAACTGGTATAATCGCCACCCTCATTAACCTCGCTGTTGAGAATATTGCCGGCTACAAGCTTCTTGCCGCGGTTAGTTTCATTGAGAAAGGAAG GTACCTGATGGGGTTCATCTTTATAGCCGGGGCCAATCTTCTACTGACCGCTAGTGCTTCTGTTCTGTGTGTATGTTTTGCTCCGACTGCAGCTGGACCCGGTATACCTGAAATCAAAGCATATCTCAACGGAGTTGACACACCGAATATGTTTGGTGCGACAACAATGATTGTCAAg ATATTCGGAAGCATTGGGGCTGTCTCTGCAGGCCTAGATCTTGGAAAAGAAGGGCCTCTTGTGCACATTGGAAGCTGCATTGCTTCCTTATTAGGTCAAGGGGGACCTGACAATTACCGTATTAAATGGGGTTGGCTCCGCTACTTCAACAATGACCGTGACCGGCGAGATATCATTACCTGTGGTGCTGCCTCTGGGGTATGTGCAGCTTTCCGAGCTCCTGTGGGTGGTGTACTGTTTGCCCTTGAAGAGGTGGCAACTTGGTGGAGGAGTGCCCTTCTCTGGAGAACCTTCTTCAGCACAGCCATTGTGGTTGTGGTGCTTAGAGCTTTTATCCAAATATGCAATTCTGGGGAATGTGGGCTTTTCGGGCAAGGAGGGCTTATCATGTTCGACGTAAGCACTGTTACTGTAACATACAATGCGTGGGATATCATCCCCGTAGCTGTAATTGGCATTATTGGTGGAGTTTCGGGAAGCATGTACAACTATCTTCTCGACAAGATCCTCAGACTATACAGTCTCATAAATCA GAAGGGAAAAGTTCACAAGCTGCTCCTCAGTCTCACTGTATCACTCTTTACTTCTGCATGCCTATATGGTCTCCCCTTCCTTGTCAAATGCACACCCTGTAACTCCTCTCTCTCGGAGTCCGTCTGTCCCACCAATGAAGGATCTGGAAACTACAAAAAGTTCAACTGCCCAGATGGCCACTACAATGACCTAGCTACTCTTCTCCTTGCCACCAATGATGATGCAGTTCGAAACATCTTTTCGACAAACACTTCCGCTGAGTATCATCCCTTATCCCTCCTAATCTTCTTCGTACTATATTGCATCTTAGGATTGTTTACCCTTGGAATTGCTGTGCCATCTGGACTTTTCCTTCCCATCATCCTTATGGGCTCAGCTTATGGCCGTCTGCTAGGAATTGCCATGCAATCATATACAAGCATTGACCAGGGGCTTTTCGCTGTTCTTGGCGCAGCTTCCCTAATGGCAGGGTCAATGAGGATGACCGTTTCACTATGTGTCATATTTCTTGAGCTCACCAACAACCTCCTCTTATTGCCCATAACAATGATTGTCCTCCTGATTTCCAAAACAGTTGGAGACAGTTTCAACCCGAGCATCTATGAGATTATACTGCACTTAAAAGGTTTGCCTTTCTTGGAGGCAAGTCCAGAACCATGGATGAGAAATCTGACAGTAGGTGAGCTCGCTGATGCCAAGCCGCCAGTAGTCACCCTCTGTGGAATTGAAAAGGTGGATCGTATTGTGGAGGTCCTGCGAAACACCACACACAATGGTTTCCCCGTTGTAGAAGAAGTGGTGCCGCCAATGGGATTGGCTGTTGGGGCAACAGAAGTACATGGACTAATTCTTCGAGCTCACCTTGTTCAGGTGCTGAAAAAGAAATGGTTCctaagagagaaaagaagaacaGAGGAGTGGGAAGTAAGAGAGAAATTTACCTCGGTTGAGTTGGccgagagagaagagaagatcGAGGAGGTGGCTGTGACAAGGGACGAAATGGAGATGTATGTAGAtctgcatccactcaccaataGAACACCTTACACAGTTATGGAAGGCATGTCTGTGGCAAAAGCTATGGTTCTTTTCAGGCAAGTGGGACTTCGCCATTTGCTCATTGTGCCAAACTATGAAGCATCCGGG GTGCCTCCAGTGGTTGGGATCTTAACCAGGCAGGATTTAATAGCCTACAATATTTTGAATGCCTTTCCACATctcacaaaatctgcaggcaGCGAGAAGGGGAACTGA
- the LOC137739650 gene encoding uncharacterized protein: protein MPLCFLSVRPPPPPLITCHVSPTAVHPPPSASAPPQVPTALPSLSLSPSSTPPPPPLTCALHCPHFESCSGCTHEFNLHRPVIVDEATEFFKTVGVSDFTFDSCKLWGWRCRAKLAVRGSPETPLIGLYQEGTHNVVDIPQCKAHHPSINAAVELLKQGIAELHVEPYDEDEGTGDLRYVQMAVTTHNTSLPASERYKNGKVQVALVWNSRNENSPNTEKLQALANFIWRNGGPRSTVNLIHSVWANFQTSSNNIIFGNRWRHLLGERDFWEHVGGIDISLAPSSFGQANTRAFDTLLRKLQKYVPQGASVADLYAGAGVIGLSLAVTRKCRSVRCIEINKESKVSFEKSVDRLPNSVESSISWHLADTSKDPLSWIMGSDVLVVDPPRKGLDASLVDALRSIASAKRKAKSSSDSSSSRGKDEKRPWMLRAKEASVQIGSEIASEDSKSWPQTLIYISCGWESFKEDCKDLLSSKAWHLEKAHGYNFFPGTQSIEVLAVFKRGQGSPKKKRTGIKQKKRL from the exons ATGCCTCTCTGCTTCCTCTCCGTCCGTCCTCCTCCGCCTCCACTCATCACCTGCCACGTGTCCCCAACCGCAGTGCATCCCCCGCCGTCTGCTTCAGCACCACCACAAGTACCAACAGCACTACCTTCTCTCTCACTGAGCCCTAGCTCAACCCCTCCTCCGCCGCCGCTGACCTGCGCCCTCCACTGCCCGCACTTCGAATC GTGCTCCGGGTGTACGCACGAGTTCAATCTCCACCGTCCGGTCATCGTCGACGAGGCGACGGAGTTTTTCAAGACAGTTGGAGTCTCAGATTTCACTTTTGACAGTTGCAAATTG TGGGGATGGCGGTGTCGCGCAAAGTTAGCCGTTCGTGGCTCACCGGAAACCCCCCTGATTGGGCTTTATCAGGAGGGAACTCATAATGTAGTAGATATTCCTCAATGCAAAG CTCATCATCCAAGTATAAATGCTGCTGTGGAGCTGCTTAAACAAG GTATTGCTGAACTACACGTTGAGCCGTATGATGAAGATGAGGGGACGGGTGATTTACGATATGTGCAG ATGGCTGTGACAACACACAATACTTCCCTTCCTGCTTCCGAAAGATATAAGAATG GTAAAGTGCAGGTAGCTTTAGTATGGAATTCAAGAAACGAAAATTCCCCGAATACAGAGAAACTGCAAGCCTTGGCTAAT TTCATATGGAGAAATGGTGGGCCGAGGAGCACGGTCAATCTGATTCACTCTGTATGGGCTAACTTTCAGACATCATCTAACAAT ATAATCTTTGGGAATAGATGGAGACATCTTTTAGGAGAAAGAGACTTTTGGGAACATGTTGGAGGAATTGATATTTCCTTGGCTCCGTCCAGTTTTGGCCAAGCAAACACAAGg GCTTTTGATACCTTGCTCCGGAAGCTACAAAAATATGTCCCTCAGGGAGCTTCTGTTGCTGATTTGTATGCAGGAGCTGGTGTAATTGGATTATCATTAGCTGTGACAAGAAAATGCAG GTCTGTTCGATGCATTGAGATTAACAAAGAATCAAAAGTATCCTTTGAGAAGTCAGTTGACCGCCTGCCAAACTCGGTAGAGAGCAGCATCAGCTGGCATCTTGCAGACACTTCTAAA GACCCTCTTTCTTGGATCATGGGATCAGATGTACTTGTTGTTGATCCTCCTAGAAAGGGACTGGATGCATCTCTTGTTGATGCATTGCGGAGTATAGCTTCAGCAAAGCGTAAAGCTAAGTCGTCCTCAGATAG TTCAAGCTCAAGGGGTAAGGATGAGAAGAGACCATGGATGCTGCGTGCAAAAGAAGCTTCAGTTCAGATCGGAAGCGAAATTGCTTCAGAAGATAGTAAATCATGGCCTCAAACCCTTATTTATATAAGTTGTGGATGGGAAAGCTTCAAAGAG GATTGCAAGGATTTGTTGTCTAGCAAGGCATGGCATTTGGAAAAAGCCCATGGCTATAATTTTTTCCCTGGAACCCAGAG CATCGAGGTTTTAGCTGTGTTCAAGAGGGGCCAAGGAAGCCCAAAGAAAAAGAGAACTGGAATAAAGCAGAAGAAACGCTTGTAA